One window of the Tachypleus tridentatus isolate NWPU-2018 chromosome 10, ASM421037v1, whole genome shotgun sequence genome contains the following:
- the LOC143228552 gene encoding uncharacterized protein LOC143228552 produces the protein MCLTALCVLCFFYTWKYKPREERNVLKNRVEHKQPGDEKITTDELDILEAMPLIHECEKKVSAKNVKKTKTNIPRKQKVTKRTTLETIYENDLGERNTLTETPASKQGKAIKEYIQRPLFPRNVNNYDELIIVKPKSKQGHRKKKVVILIENSDSQDTFIIGKVRKQT, from the exons ATGTGTCTTactgctttgtg CGTACTTTGTTTTTTCTACACCTGGAAATATAAACCTCGGGAAGaacggaatgttttgaaaaaccgtgTCGAACACAAACAGCCTGGTGATGAAAAGATAACCACTGatgaattggatatattggaggctatgccactgatccATGAATGTGAGAAGAAGGTCTCTGCAAAGAAtgttaagaagacaaaaactaatattCCAAGAAAGCAAAAAGTGACCAAACGAACAACCCTGGAGACGATATATGAAAACGACCTAGGAGAAAGGAATActttg ACAGAAACACCAGCGTCAAAACAAGGAAAAGCTATTAAAGAATATATCCAGCGACCTCTGTTTCCTAGAAATGTGAACAATTACGATGAACTTATTATCGTTAAACCAAAGAGTAAACAAGGACAtcgaaaaaaaaaggttgttattCTCATTGAAAATTCTGACAGCCAAGATACGTTTATCATTGGAAAAGTTCGGAAACAAACCTGA
- the LOC143230787 gene encoding uncharacterized protein LOC143230787 — MANYTQLFYIFGSFLLVSGFKFVYETERGSTLTLICSNQAYKRGRKEIVIWYSNRNELVINNERTQIKYGGKLVLTDVEFEDAGIYTCKNREGDYKHDVRVYVPAENLNCTRGYRRDADRCYPCPPGHYDNGSQTHCLPCPGGTFMTSFAADACIACPEDEITDEEGADNKDLCRSNGTKGF; from the exons atggctaattacactcaattattttatattttcggtagtttcctgcttgtttcaggttttaaattCGTCTACGAAACTGAACGTGGTTCTActcttacattaatatgttcaaacCAAGCTTATAAAAGAGGGAGAAAAGAAATAGTTATTTGGTACTCAAATCGCAAtgaactagttattaataatgagagaacgcaaataaaatacggtggcAAATTAGTGCTAACCGACGTGGAATTTgaagacgcgggaatttacacatgcaaaaatcgtgaaggtgattacaaacatgatgtcagag tgtatgttccagccgagaatctcaactgtactcggggataccgaagagatgctgacaggtgtt atccatgtcctcctggacACTATGATAACGGATCCCAAACTCACTGCCTGCCGTGTCCAGGAGGGACTTTCATGACGTCTTTTGCTGCTGACGCCTGTATAGCTTGTCCTGAAGacgaaattactgatgaagaaggagctgataataaagatctttgtagaagtaatggaacaaaagggttttaa